Within Mytilus edulis chromosome 10, xbMytEdul2.2, whole genome shotgun sequence, the genomic segment tatgattgccaatgagacaactcttcacaagataccaaatggcacaaaaattaacaactaaaggtcaccgtacggccattAACAATGaagtttggttttattttgaTCAATTTCATGAATTAAGTgggtttttttcaattgattttattaTGTTATACTGTGTCAtcaatgtcccaggttagggagatgAATGAGCGCTCAGGAAATTTTAGCAGTTGACTTTTCTAGTACTATTTGTTTTGAACTAAGGTATATGGTGATATTTGTTTTGCCAGAAACAGTGTGAAGGAATGCATGGGTATTTGAGCGAGCTCACAAAGGTTCGTTGATTTGCATATGTATATTATGGGAACATGATGCTTATCCTGTGTACGAAAACAACGGGTTTTAGTTTGAACAATGCTTTCATggcttgattttttttctaattttatgtttattctaATTCTCtataatcatttaataatttTAGTGTCTTATTTTTGTTTCAGAATTTTTGTCGTTCATATAATTCGCAACTTGCATCAGTTGAGTCAAGTGCAGAAAATGACTTTTTGACAGATATCATTCGTTTAAAGAATGGATTAACCAACCGACGATACCGGAGCAATGATAGTGAATATcagataatttattttgaatattgcaTTATTTCATCTAATATTACAATATACTTTTTTTCGTATTACCTTCTTTTGACTCCTGATCATATAATTGTTGAACAGTTTACCTCTTCTGTGGTTAGACAGCCTGGTACTCGGCCAAGTAAGAGCAACCAAACGAAGTAAAATCGAACATTTGAGGGGGAAGTTTACTGTTTTCTGATGATTTTGCCGTgttaagaaaatataaattttttcccAATAAACTGCATCGATTAAaagtttgattttacttttttatatagcTCTTACTTGACCGAGTATCAGGATGTTTAAATACAGAGTAAGTAAActccggagtcaaaagtcggtaatatgaaagtAGTCTATTGCATTAACGAAATTAGGTTTAAAGCAAATTTACATATGTACAGTAAATGAACAAGTTTCAGATTAAATTCTTTGTCAGATAAATATCCATAAGTAGAATGAACAATCGAAGATAGACaacatataaagtttttaaaacaaacacaaataaaacattgtatctgtaggttttttttttattatgaattttaaaatattataaaagaatGAAGTAGAATAAAACTATTCAAAACCAATATCAGACGTTTATACGACAAATATAGGGTTAGCAGGAATATTTTGTACTTTATTGAGATAGGAAAAGATCAGAAGGGTTACACAACAAAAAGACTTATTATTTGTTCgttggtaaaatgaaaaaaaaagactatGTATCGCCGAACAAAGAATTGAATAGGTCAAGAAACAAATACTCTTTCAAACTAAACTTAATACTAAAAACTGCAAATGAATGAAAAAGCACAACGTGCTGATATTTATGCAGAAAGAATGAATTAGTGTTTGGGTCTTTTGTTGTCTTAACAATATTTTCTGCTAACAGCGAATAATGTAATCCTTCTAAGCACATACTCATAGAAATGCCGTGTTATTGACTTGTCGATAATAAAGGCGAGTAATAGCTTTAAACTCAAAGACGTGTTAAATGTTTCGTATGCTTTACTTAGAGTCAATGCTATACATAGAGACGTCGGTCAGTGATGACGGTGCGGTCCTTTTGTTACGTAAAAATGGCACTAAAACGTTAACCaaataaaagagtataaaatagACTGAACTGAAACTATAACTAATTCACAACATGCCTCATGGGACCGATTGATGTTAACAGATTGATATTACTAGTATACATATCTAAGAAGGTTATGGACACTGCTAGTTTTATTCTAGATGTGCTTTCGTCTTCATTTCATGATAATATTCACTAAAATAAATACTTTGCAGACGATTATTGGATAGATGGAACGGATGAAATAATTGAGGGTGAATGGGTGTGGGCAGAGACCGGAAAACCACTGACCTATACGAATTGGGTACCAGGTACTCCTGATCTACATAAACCAAGAGATGAAAACTGTTTAGAGATAGTCAAATGGACAGACCACGTGGGTCAGTGGAATGACGACCACTGTATAGATACATCACATTTCATCTGTGAAATGGAGTATGTAAAATATTGCTTATAATAATTATCATCACTCAATACTACGAAACTGACAAAAACTGATCGGATACATTCTTTTGATTAATCGTTTTTGCCAtattagtatttttaaaaagtttaatcatTGAGCAAATTAAACCTGATCACAATGTGTTCATAGTTCGCGAGTACAATAgatattattgattttaattgtatatacatttttaaatatcgATCGTTAAGTAAAATGCTACTGTGTATAAAAATTTACCTCGTGTATCCCTGCAAACAAACATTCATACCCATTTTGCAAATTGGGATAAGACTACCGTATAGCgtgttattttcgcgggtgtaaaatttcgcgatttttgttaaataaggtatacgaaagattttgacggttattattttggcggattcaaaacttgtatcaatacctttgcatgtgcacttttaaattggcggaatttattttggcgattcaGTTCTATCAgcaaaaataagcgaaaatttacaccccgcgaaaataacccgctatacggtatcttatacaacagatacagataagtctgcctcatatcttgatttacatcttaaaataagggtcggttgaaaacaaaattgtgtACAGCTTGTGTGAACTTTGTATTTATATGTAACAACATtctagcagcgcctgcatatggagtatatatctcaaAGTTGATACGATATGCGAgggtttgtatttcctatcattatttcctTGATATATTGATGCTGTTCACAAGGTAGCTATTAAACGGAGACTTCcaattgatgaagttgaaatcatacctttgtaaattttacggacgtcatcattatttggttgaccattatggaatgcCTGTCTCTCAAATGATAGCGGATGTGTTCCCAATATCACAAGAACAATCTCGTCTCCCTATCACGATGTCAAATACCGAAAAAGACTTGTTACCGGGTTTGTACAAACATGAGCAACTTGACtggttccacatgtggagcaggatttacTTACCTTTCCGGATCCGATCCCTGAGACCATGCCCAATGTTTGGTGGGGGTTCAcattgttaagttttttttcttttctatgttgtgttctgAGTATAACTATAGTAAAATtgtgtcaaataaaggcaacagtagtatatcgctgttcgaaagtcataaatcgattgagaggaaACAAATCCGGTTACAAACTATAATTGAGGGAATCAtatcaactttaagaggaaaacaatgaaacaacagaaacactgaggtGCAACAAAACAACCAAACgataatgcaacacacacagTAACGAACTATGAGATGAGAACTGCCgttttcctgacttggaatagACACGTTAGTTTTGTAGATATATGAATTTTCTGCTtaattttatttgctttttttatcaatttagatACCCAGCTGGAGGTCCTGGTGGAATTGTAGGATAACTGGTATAAAGTGTAGTTATTGCAAAGAAGAATATCGTGTTTTTGAATAAAACTGATGTCTTTTTGTTAATAGTTGTTTACACATCAGGTAATGTAAAGCTGCCTGCACAAGATGTGTAAGGGATATTACAACTCAAACATTTCTATGGTAACAATTTTTGTCGCTGTTTCAAAAGAATCAACTGTCAggactttatttttaattttcctgttagttttaatgttataattaacatcgCCATCacagcgggaggtttggcatgccacaaaaccaggttcaacccaccattttattttaaaatgccctgtcctaagtcaggaaaatggctactgttatattata encodes:
- the LOC139492468 gene encoding perlucin-like, yielding MQEVMKGSILVAIFFHITFVQSECQRGWLHFGNSCYYISDTHKNWADSANFCRSYNSQLASVESSAENDFLTDIIRLKNGLTNRRYRSNDNDYWIDGTDEIIEGEWVWAETGKPLTYTNWVPGTPDLHKPRDENCLEIVKWTDHVGQWNDDHCIDTSHFICEMEYPAGGPGGIVG